One window of the Cryptomeria japonica chromosome 7, Sugi_1.0, whole genome shotgun sequence genome contains the following:
- the LOC131071184 gene encoding S-adenosylmethionine synthase 2, giving the protein METFLFTSESVNEGHPDKLCDQISDAVLDACLEQDPESKVACETCTKTNMVMVFGEITTKANVDYEQIVRKTCREIGFISDDVGLDADNCKVLVNIEQQSPDIAQGVHGHLTKRPEEIGAGDQGHMFGYATDETPELMPLTHVLATKLGAKLTEVRKNGTCPWLRPDGKTQVTIEYRNEGGAMVPERVHTVLISTQHDETVTNDQIAADLKEHVIKPVIPEKYLDENTIFHLNPSGRFVIGGPHGDAGLTGRKIIIDTYGGWGAHGGGAFSGKDPTKVDRSGAYIVRQAAKSVVAAGLARRCLVQVSYAIGVPEPLSVFVDTYTTGRIPDKEILNIIKETFDFRPGMIAINLDLKRGGNGRFQKTAAYGHFGRDDPDFTWEIVKPLKVDKVEA; this is encoded by the coding sequence ATGGAAACTTTTCTATTTACTTCCGAGTCTGTGAACGAGGGACACCCAGATAAGCTGTGCGATCAAATTTCTGATGCAGTCTTGGATGCCTGCCTGGAGCAGGATCCTGAAAGCAAGGTAGCATGCGAGACCTGCACCAAGACTAACATGGTTATGGTGTTCGGTGAAATTACCACCAAGGCCAATGTAGATTATGAGCAGATTGTACGCAAGACCTGCAGAGAAATTGGCTTCATCTCTGATGATGTGGGTCTGGATGCTGACAACTGCAAGGTGCTGGTGAACATTGAACAGCAGAGCCCTGACATTGCTCAGGGTGTTCACGGACATCTTACCAAGAGGCCCGAGGAGATTGGAGCTGGTGACCAGGGTCACATGTTTGGCTATGCCACTGATGAGACCCCTGAGCTCATGCCTCTCACTCATGTCTTGGCCACTAAGCTTGGTGCAAAGCTTACCGAGGTCAGAAAGAATGGTACTTGCCCCTGGTTGAGGCCTGATGGCAAAACCCAGGTCACTATTGAGTACAGAAATGAAGGAGGCGCCATGGTTCCTGAACGTGTGCACACTGTTCTCATATCCACTCAGCATGATGAGACAGTCACCAATGACCAAATTGCAGCTGATCTCAAGGAGCATGTCATTAAACCTGTGATACCAGAGAAGTATCTTGATGAGAACACCATCTTCCACTTGAACCCATCAGGGAGGTTTGTGATTGGAGGGCCCCATGGAGATGCAGGCCTTACTGGTAGGAAGATTATTATTGACACATATGGAGGGTGGGGAGCTCATGGAGGAGGGGCATTCTCTGGCAAGGATCCAACCAAGGTGGATCGCAGTGGAGCATATATAGTTAGACAGGCTGCCAAGAGTGTTGTAGCAGCTGGGCTTGCAAGGCGATGCCTTGTGCAGGTTTCTTATGCCATTGGCGTGCCAGAGCCTCTCTCTGTTTTTGTGGACACCTATACCACAGGCAGGATCCCTGACAAAGAAATCCTCAACATTATTAAGGAGACCTTTGATTTCAGACCTGGCATGATTGCAATCAACCTTGATTTGAAGAGGGGTGGAAATGGAAGGTTCCAAAAGACTGCTGCCTATGGCCACTTTGGGAGAGATGACCCTGACTTCACCTGGGAAATTGTTAAGCCCCTCAAGGTAGACAAAGTTGAAGCTTGA